The genome window ATTGCGCTGGTTACtgttctcttcttcctctgggGTTTCAGTTATGGACTCCTTGATACGCTGAACAAGCACTTTCAAAAGGTGCTTCATATCGATCGTGCGCGATCGGCAGGTCTTCAGGCTGCGTACTTTGGGTATGTATACCAGTATCGACGAGTATTATAGTAGGGCTAATAAACGTTTCAGTGCTTATCCTCTTGCGTCGCTGGGACACGCTGCGTGGATCCTTCGTCATTATTCGTACAAGGCTGTGTTTATCTGGGGTCTTTGCTTATATGCTGTTGGCGCGTTGATTGCTATTCCATGTATCAAGGCGAAGTCGTTTGCTGGGTTTTGCATGTCCATCTTTATCATCGGAAACGGACTTGGTTCTCTTGAGACTGCTGCTAACCCATTCATCACTGGTATGTTGAGTCGTTCTCAGTTTGTGTTCGCCTCTAACATCTGTAGTTTGCGGTCCTCCTCGATATTCGGAAATTCGCATCAACATCTCCCAAGCATTCAACGGTATCGGTACCGTCATTGCTCCCGTTCTCGGCTCAtatgtcttcttcaacaatctcgATGATAACGCAGCGCTCGCCAACGTGCAATGGGTCTATCTCTCCATCGCTGTCTTCGTCTTGATTCTGGCGTGCCTCTTCTACGTCTCCAAGATTCCCGAAATCACCGACGCTGGTACGTTGAGTCCCCTGCACCAGCACTACGCTCACTAACAATCTTCAGACATGGCCTTGCAAGCTCAAGAGACGCATTCAGATGCCGATGACAAGCCCTTCTATAAACAGTACAAGCTCTTCCATGCTTCGTTCGCTCAATTCTGTTATACCGGCGCGCAAGTTGCTATCGCGAGTTTCTTCATTAACTATGCGACTGAGATGCGCAAAGGAACATCAGACTCGATGGGAGCCAAGCTCTTTGCCGGCGCACAAGCAGCCTTTACAGTCGGTCGTTTCTTCGGAACGTTTCTCATGAAATTCTGCAAACCGCGAAAGGTtttcttggtgttcttgACAATGTGCATTGTCTTTATCGGACCGCCTATCGTTCACCACGGAACCGCTGGTGTATCTTTCCTCTACATCGTTCTCTTTTTCGAGTCTATCTGCTTCCCTACCATTGTTGCTTTGGGTATGAGAGGTCTTGGTCGCCATACTAAGCGAGGAAGTGGTTTCATTATTGCTGGTGTTATTGGCGGTGCTTGTGTGCCTCCCCTGACAGGAGCTGTTGCAGATATGCATGACGTTGGTATCTCGATGGTTGTACCCATGATGTTCTTCGTTGCAGCCTGGTCATACCCCATTGCTGTTAACTTTGTCCCCTCTTACAAGAAGGTCGTTGACGTTTTCTACGAGGCAGACATCGGTCTTGGAGAGCGAACTCtcgatgaggagaagattcAGGGTACACAGCACGAGGAGAAGGATATGTCTGCACGCGCTTGATGTATGCAATCCCATTCAGAGTAGTGTAGTTAGTAGTCAGAATACCAAGTTTTCAAAAAAGAAACAGTTGCAAAAGAAGTAGAAACAGCAAAAGAAATGCGTAATCTGGGAATCGAACCCAGGGCTCCCCGACGCTGCTCGAATGGCAACGGAGAATTTTACCACTAAACCAATTACGCTTGTGGTTCGTTGAAGACAGTCTCGGTAATGGGAATTATGTCTTACGatgcttggtcttggtggagGTACTGAATTTTCTTATGTGGCATCGTTGTCGGGCGAACAACGGCCTTGTGCTAGCCGAATCAATTAGAAATTGGGCTGAGCGACTTGCCGAGTTAGACTGAAACGGCAGGATGTCACGTGAACGCCCACGCCTCATTGTTCGAAGTGTTCTAGATAAGATACGTAGATAGAGACAGGAAACAATTAGAAGAGTCTGACTGCCGAAGCATGATACTTAGTTGCTCAGTTACTGACTTCAGATACTCTCATATCCAATACTTCAAGTTAAGAGTATTTGCAACAACTATCCCTGTAGTGACATACTCGCCTCGTCCCGTTGAAACAGAACACGCAGTGACATATCAGCTACAAGAAACACATACAGTTAAGCATTGAGTTTACCGTTTCAAATTCCATAAGATCGTCGAAAGAGGTCGAGGCTTTACCGCCTATATTGACCGTTTCACGTTTATTTTTATCATCAACTTAAAACCCCGAGATCCTACCCTGTATCTCGACCGGGACGTTAACTGCCGATACCTTATTTCTAACTTTATTATCTCCCGGTTTCACATCACCAGAAACATTCAGTATTTTACCAAATCATTATTCAACCTCAACCATGTTCATTCTCAGAGATAAGCTATTCATAGTGTTAGCCTCTGCTTGTGAAGCAACCAGTGCTCCATATTGACTCGCCTCAACTCCATGAAGATCACGAGTGGGTCAAACGCAGCGTCTCTCTACGAAGAGCCTGGAATCATAACATAGCCATCATCGACGATGGGAATTCCAATTCCCGGCTTTACGCCAAGAGCACTGTCTTATTGCCTCGGTGACATTTGAGAACAAGTCCCCATAGCAGTTGTCTCAAAAGCCACCTCACAGACCATATTTCCGCGTGGGATATACTCCTTTTGGAGACCGATAAATCATCCGAGAATACCCTCTCTTGCCTCTCCATCTCTCTCTATCCACCATAATCAGCCCCAGTAGCCAATCTTGCATTGACGTCTCACACGTGTAGAGATCCCCTTCTCTCATTCGTCGCGTTGAAAGCTTGGTTCGGACAATACCCGCAGATCTAACACAAAAAAGAACAAGCTCCTTGGCTTTATCCACGATAAAGTTGAGGGTCCCTCTATCATCATCCCTGCCTGCAGCATTTCTCGTTTAGTGCACCGAAGACTTTGAACGCATGTTGCCTGTTTGATTGGTCGCTTTTTCGTTGTGTGTTTCGAGGTTTCGAGGTTTTGGCTGAAAAGAGTATCGAGTCGCGTGTCTGTGCTTCAAGCGCACGAGGGCTACTCTAGAAGCTGAGAGTCATCAAACGTCAACGGTTGAGAAAGGAACAGGAATTGGGCCCTTCCAAGGGAGCTGTGAAGAGCTTGTCTACAGAAGAACAACTTAGCAACTCAAACCTAGCAATTGAGTTCAGAAACCTTCCAAGCTCAACCTTCGCCATCTCTCCCGATCATCACAAGCTCCCCCAGCTCGTTTCCCCTCCAGGATTCGTCAAGCCATAGCTCGCCTACAGCTTGGCATACATCCCCCTAGCATTAGCCATCTGCATCACCATCTCAGACGTCGGTGACGCATTAGGAATCATGTCGTGTGCTCACTCCTCTCCCATCTCAAACCCATCGTATTCCCCCCTCAGCTTATGTGTCGCGTGCCCTATTTCCCAAAACCATCACTTGTTCCTTTCCCACGATCGCCAGTTACAGCCTGAGACGTTTTAACACTGGAAACAAGGTTAGTCACAAGCTTAAGGTAAGCTTAGCTCTTCAAGTGGAGAAGAGAGTGTGGTCTCCAGTTTCTTCAACGCCTCCCGGATGTGTTGCTACCGTGGACAGAGAAGCCAATTGCTTGCTGTAGAGCCTGTTCGTGCATGTTCCAGCCCTGTTCTGTGTTACGCAGTCACACTCGCACTCTGTTGATCTGattcttggcatacaagaATTTCTGTGGCAAGCCCGGGATGTTTGATGTTAATCCTAGCTCGAGGTCCTTTTTTACCTCTTCTTCGGTGGAATCGTCTTGGCGATGTCTTGTCTTGGCCCTTTTTCTTGGGGGGCGTGGGAGTAACTCCATAACCCACGTAGAAtaattctttcttttcttctccacAAGCTGGAaaaacttatatatactatGGAAATGTCTCGTAGAAGCTGAATTCTCCAGATCCCTCACacatctttcttttctttctgaacttcttctttctacTGCACCGCTGAAATGGCAGTCTTCGCTCAGTACGACTACCTCTTCGCGGTAGGCACTATCTTTGCCTTCCTCGATGCCTGGAACATCGGTGCCAACGATGTCGCCAACTCGTGGGCTTCATCGGTATCTTCCCGATCTATCAGCTACTTCCAGGCTATGATCGGTGCTAGTATCATGGAGTTCACTGgtgctcttggtgttggtggcCGTGTGGCTGATACCATCCGAACAAAGATTGTTGATGTCGAGGCCTTTGATGATAGTCCTGCCCTTCTTATGCTGGGTATGGTCTGCGCCGTTGTTGCTTCTGCTAGTTATCTCACCTTTGCTACCCGTTTCGGTTTCCCTGTGTCTACTACCCATTCTATCCTTGGTGGTGTTTTGGGTATGGGTGTTGGTGCCCTTGGTGGCTCTGGTATCACTTGGGTTGGCTACAAGGAGGACGGCTCTCTTGATATCCAGCAAGGTGTTGTTCAGGTTAGTACTTAACCACCATCTCAAACTCACACCTACTAACTCATATTTCACAGGTCTTCCTCGCTTGGATCATCGCCCCTATGCTTTCCGGTATCTTCGGTgcctccatcttcctcttcacaAAATACTGCGTCCTCCTCCGCAAGAACCCCGCCATCAAGGGTCTCATCCTCGTCCCCTTCTACTTCTGGGCCACCGCCTCACTCATCGTCATGCTTCTCATCTGGAAGGGTGGCTCTTATGAGGTCAAGCTCACCGAGCAGCAAGTCCCCGGTGTCATTGTCGCCGCTGGTGCTGGCTGGGGTCTTCTTATGGCCATCTTCCTTGTCCCCTGGTTGTACCGTATCGTCATCAAGGAGGACTGGCAGCTCAAAGCCTACCACATCTTCCTTggccctcttctcctccgcCGTGGACCTGTCCCCCCCACCCCCGACAACTTCCAGGGCGTCGTCCGCAACTTCTACGAGGGTCACCTTACCCgcgaggagcttgaggagcgCCGCACTCAGCGCGCTGCTGCCCTTGGTGAAGATCTTGAGGCCGGTGGCGATAACAAGAAGGTTGTCACTGAGCAAGCCACCGAAGAGGAACCCGCCGTCAACCCATACCAGCACAAGTCCATGATTGGACCCAAGCCTGATGCTCCTTGGTACACTGGTGCTTTCATGTGGTGGGCCTTCAAGTTTGCCATTCTCCACGGTGTCGAGAAGGATATTGTTGGTTCCCAGAGCGAGAAgtctgttgttgctggcgaCGTTGAAGAGATTCACGCTCGTGCAGAGCATTTCGACAACCGAACCGAATTCCTGTACACTTTCCTCCAAGTCATGACcgctgcttcttcctctttcgtCCACGGCGCAAACGACGTTGCCAATGCTGTCGGCCCTTATGCCTCTATCTACCAGATCTGGCAGTCCGGCGCAGTCCCTGGAAGCAAGGCTCAAGTTCCTATTTGGATTCTCgcttttggtggtgctggtatTGTCATCGGTCTCTGGACATATGGTTATAACATCATGCGCAACTTGGGTAACCGTGTGACTCTCATGTCTCCTGCTCGTGGCTTCTCCATGGAACTTGGATCTGTTATCACTGTCATCCTGGCCACTCGTCTTAGTAAGTTGTTCCCGCAAACACTTTTCAACAACATGCACTAACCAGTCTTGCAGAGCTGCCTGTGTCTACTACTCAATGTATCACTGGTGCCATTGTCGGAGTCGGTCTCTGCAACGGAGATTGGCGTTCTATCAACTGGCGCATGGTTGGATGGATCTATCTTGGATGGTTCATCACTGTTCCTACAGCTGGTCTGATCTCAGGTTGCTTGATGGCTTTCATCACATACGCTCCTAACTGGAACTAGAGAATAGATTGCGATAGAACTGTTATGATTTTATGTTAAATGGCGTTTGGGAATACGATACAGAATACACCAATTTTATGATTCCAAATTACCTTAAACACATAAGCTTGCACATGTGACTTCTAGGGAAGGCaaaacttaggacctttCTCCTAAATTACAAAAAGACTAAGGTAaatttaggtaagtttagtatagCCTTGGTAGGCCTTTAGATCAGCTCTTCCTTTAGCACTTTGTCTCAAGGCtagaggttttcttgctccttgaGAGACTGTTTaaagcatcatcatcacatctTGACTATGCAGCTCATATAAGAGAAAGAGACAGgttacttttattaaaggaATGGCTATCTTAATGATGAAACAATGTACCTAATCCCTCCTCAACCTGCCACTAGACACAGCACTAAGTACTGAATTCTTATTATGTACCCAGGTCAAGTGGTTCTCTTGTGTCCAGTGACACTGGCCTTCAGATTGATGTCTTCAATCTTACGCCTGGATGGCCTTGCCCTCGTTTGGGAGCGCATCAGTTGTAGAGTCGGGCGAATCGCACGGAGCGCTTCAGGGGCTTATGCTCCTTCTCATCTGCTTCGACGTACTTAGCAGCCCATTCCTCAACGGTCTTTTCAACAGCCTTCTCGACCG of Fusarium oxysporum Fo47 chromosome I, complete sequence contains these proteins:
- a CDS encoding phosphate transporter — protein: MAVFAQYDYLFAVGTIFAFLDAWNIGANDVANSWASSVSSRSISYFQAMIGASIMEFTGALGVGGRVADTIRTKIVDVEAFDDSPALLMLGMVCAVVASASYLTFATRFGFPVSTTHSILGGVLGMGVGALGGSGITWVGYKEDGSLDIQQGVVQVFLAWIIAPMLSGIFGASIFLFTKYCVLLRKNPAIKGLILVPFYFWATASLIVMLLIWKGGSYEVKLTEQQVPGVIVAAGAGWGLLMAIFLVPWLYRIVIKEDWQLKAYHIFLGPLLLRRGPVPPTPDNFQGVVRNFYEGHLTREELEERRTQRAAALGEDLEAGGDNKKVVTEQATEEEPAVNPYQHKSMIGPKPDAPWYTGAFMWWAFKFAILHGVEKDIVGSQSEKSVVAGDVEEIHARAEHFDNRTEFLYTFLQVMTAASSSFVHGANDVANAVGPYASIYQIWQSGAVPGSKAQVPIWILAFGGAGIVIGLWTYGYNIMRNLGNRVTLMSPARGFSMELGSVITVILATRLKLPVSTTQCITGAIVGVGLCNGDWRSINWRMVGWIYLGWFITVPTAGLISGCLMAFITYAPNWN
- a CDS encoding major facilitator superfamily domain-containing protein; translation: MGAKKFFKERSLKVSDKKVTKAAELTLRESIWPIALVTVLFFLWGFSYGLLDTLNKHFQKVLHIDRARSAGLQAAYFGAYPLASLGHAAWILRHYSYKAVFIWGLCLYAVGALIAIPCIKAKSFAGFCMSIFIIGNGLGSLETAANPFITVCGPPRYSEIRINISQAFNGIGTVIAPVLGSYVFFNNLDDNAALANVQWVYLSIAVFVLILACLFYVSKIPEITDADMALQAQETHSDADDKPFYKQYKLFHASFAQFCYTGAQVAIASFFINYATEMRKGTSDSMGAKLFAGAQAAFTVGRFFGTFLMKFCKPRKVFLVFLTMCIVFIGPPIVHHGTAGVSFLYIVLFFESICFPTIVALGMRGLGRHTKRGSGFIIAGVIGGACVPPLTGAVADMHDVGISMVVPMMFFVAAWSYPIAVNFVPSYKKVVDVFYEADIGLGERTLDEEKIQGTQHEEKDMSARA